The following are encoded together in the Pseudoalteromonas ruthenica genome:
- a CDS encoding sensor histidine kinase, whose amino-acid sequence MNWQQLVDNRQRFFWVLQIAGWIGYALVNYIGSKVFEMRDIYVFVILLNAYAGCLMTVPLRYLYRRVWNAKPWLLVLVVFTASYATGTLWSVVQKFNLWEIYRHGYRPDEWFYYFQQGLDAVYIILCWSGLYFGIKYYQLLQGERQKALKANTMAHEAQLKMLRYQLNPHFLFNTLNAISTLILVEENKDANKMVSRLSDFLRYTLNTDPIKKVPLEQEIHALSLYLEIERVRFDDRLAVDMQVSDEASHALVPSLILQPLIENSLKYAIAQMTQGGVISIKAQVFANELLLEVSDNGPGAELKDGQLVNATGVGVANTKDRLKTLYENNYSFVLSGNTPTGLTVNIRIPYEKAVAE is encoded by the coding sequence TTGAATTGGCAGCAGCTAGTTGATAATCGCCAACGATTCTTTTGGGTGTTACAGATAGCCGGTTGGATAGGTTATGCCCTGGTGAATTACATTGGTTCCAAAGTATTTGAGATGCGCGACATCTATGTCTTTGTGATCTTGCTTAATGCCTATGCGGGCTGCTTAATGACGGTGCCGCTGCGTTACTTGTATCGCCGGGTGTGGAATGCCAAGCCGTGGCTGCTCGTGTTGGTGGTGTTCACCGCTTCCTACGCCACAGGGACCTTGTGGTCGGTGGTACAAAAATTTAATTTGTGGGAAATTTATCGCCATGGTTACCGCCCTGATGAGTGGTTTTATTACTTTCAACAGGGCCTTGATGCGGTCTATATCATCCTTTGTTGGAGTGGTTTGTACTTTGGCATTAAATATTACCAGTTGCTCCAAGGGGAGCGACAAAAAGCGCTGAAAGCCAATACCATGGCTCATGAGGCGCAATTAAAAATGTTGCGCTATCAGCTTAATCCGCATTTTTTGTTTAATACCCTTAATGCGATATCGACGCTGATTTTAGTGGAAGAGAATAAAGACGCCAACAAGATGGTGTCACGGTTAAGCGATTTTTTACGCTATACGCTCAATACCGATCCGATAAAGAAAGTGCCACTCGAGCAAGAGATCCATGCGTTGAGTCTGTATTTGGAAATCGAGCGAGTACGTTTTGATGACCGCCTAGCGGTGGACATGCAAGTCAGTGACGAAGCAAGCCATGCCTTGGTCCCGAGCTTGATTTTGCAACCGTTAATTGAAAACTCATTGAAATATGCCATTGCGCAGATGACACAAGGCGGGGTGATCAGTATTAAAGCCCAAGTGTTTGCCAACGAGCTGTTACTGGAAGTGAGCGATAATGGCCCTGGCGCTGAGCTTAAAGATGGCCAATTGGTCAACGCCACCGGTGTCGGTGTGGCCAATACTAAAGATCGACTAAAGACACTTTACGAGAACAATTATTCATTTGTATTATCAGGGAATACGCCCACCGGTCTGACGGTAAACATACGTATCCCCTATGAAAAGGCTGTAGCAGAATGA
- a CDS encoding LytR/AlgR family response regulator transcription factor: MNTIKTLIVDDESLARKGLAIRLADIECIELVQQCAQGQEAVDICRSEPIDLVFLDIQMPGMNGFEVADALAQLPDSQQPLVVFVTAFDRYAVQAFEVHALDYVLKPVDDNRLKQAVEKVQSHLKTQQDNTHKKKLASFVAGITGNNCEEILKKLASGDSLETKRYPESLAVKEQGEIIRVPTNTIQWVDAAGDYMCLHCGDGQTHILRKTMKELEQELDPGLFVRVHRSAIVNSKQINKLVTQVSGEYLLVLTNGQELKVSRSYRDKVKAALAN; the protein is encoded by the coding sequence ATGAATACCATAAAAACCCTCATCGTGGATGATGAATCGCTGGCCCGTAAAGGGTTGGCTATACGATTAGCTGATATTGAATGCATTGAGCTGGTACAGCAATGCGCTCAAGGGCAAGAGGCCGTCGATATTTGTCGCAGCGAGCCTATCGACTTGGTTTTTTTGGATATTCAGATGCCAGGTATGAATGGCTTTGAGGTCGCGGATGCGTTAGCGCAACTGCCAGACTCACAACAACCTTTGGTGGTGTTTGTCACTGCCTTCGACCGTTACGCCGTTCAAGCTTTTGAAGTCCATGCTTTGGACTATGTACTCAAACCCGTAGATGACAACAGACTAAAACAGGCGGTGGAGAAAGTGCAATCACATCTAAAAACACAACAAGACAACACCCATAAGAAAAAGCTAGCGAGTTTTGTGGCCGGGATCACAGGCAATAATTGCGAGGAAATTCTCAAGAAACTAGCCTCGGGTGACTCATTAGAAACTAAGCGCTACCCAGAGTCGCTGGCGGTGAAAGAGCAGGGCGAGATCATCCGTGTGCCTACCAATACCATCCAATGGGTTGATGCGGCAGGGGACTACATGTGCCTGCACTGTGGTGATGGGCAAACCCATATTCTACGTAAAACTATGAAAGAGCTTGAGCAAGAACTCGACCCTGGGTTGTTTGTTCGTGTGCACCGCAGCGCCATTGTTAATTCAAAGCAAATCAACAAGCTGGTCACGCAAGTCAGTGGTGAATACCTGCTGGTGCTCACCAACGGACAGGAGCTTAAAGTCAGTCGCAGCTATCGAGATAAAGTCAAAGCGGCGCTGGCCAATTAA
- a CDS encoding ATP-dependent 6-phosphofructokinase, with amino-acid sequence MSHSKRIAVLTSGGDAPGMNAAIRAVTLSALSHQHQVFGFFSGYNGLINEHFTELNAASVTDIIHRSGTILKSARCPQMHHTDGLLQAANSLRKCHIDALVVIGGDGSFKGAQALAEHWSGQIIGIPGTIDNDINGSDETIGFHTAIDTALGCIDKIRDTAQAFERTFVVEVMGRDCGIIAMEAGLASGAEQIICKELIDDEPQFLQKLYEQVKANINNDAGHSYVLVMAEHSLSISAEQLAAQLTEHSGVESRSAILGYVQRGGAPVAGDRILATQLGCSAIEHLNAGADGVMVGVVNNQLKTLAFEHTSDTQQRNRDFVARLKRFRR; translated from the coding sequence ATGTCTCATTCAAAACGAATTGCAGTACTCACTTCCGGCGGTGATGCCCCCGGTATGAATGCTGCAATTCGCGCTGTTACGCTCAGCGCGCTATCTCATCAACATCAGGTCTTCGGCTTTTTTAGTGGCTACAACGGCCTTATCAATGAACACTTCACTGAACTCAACGCAGCCAGCGTAACCGATATCATCCACCGAAGTGGCACTATTTTAAAATCGGCCCGCTGCCCGCAAATGCACCACACAGATGGTTTGTTACAAGCTGCCAATAGCCTGCGTAAGTGCCATATCGATGCCTTGGTCGTCATTGGCGGAGATGGCAGCTTTAAGGGTGCTCAGGCACTTGCAGAGCACTGGTCAGGGCAAATTATTGGGATCCCCGGTACCATTGATAACGATATTAATGGCAGCGATGAAACCATCGGCTTTCACACCGCAATAGATACCGCATTGGGGTGTATCGATAAAATTCGTGATACCGCGCAAGCGTTTGAACGTACTTTTGTTGTCGAGGTAATGGGTCGAGATTGCGGCATCATTGCCATGGAAGCGGGCCTTGCCAGTGGCGCGGAGCAAATAATTTGTAAGGAACTGATTGATGACGAGCCACAGTTTTTACAAAAACTGTATGAGCAAGTGAAAGCGAATATTAATAATGATGCCGGTCATAGCTACGTGCTGGTCATGGCGGAGCACTCGCTATCTATTAGCGCCGAACAATTAGCGGCCCAGCTGACCGAGCACAGCGGCGTTGAAAGCCGCAGTGCCATTTTGGGCTATGTACAGCGTGGCGGCGCCCCTGTGGCAGGCGATCGCATATTAGCAACGCAGTTAGGCTGCAGCGCCATCGAGCACCTTAATGCTGGCGCTGATGGTGTCATGGTCGGTGTCGTTAATAATCAGCTGAAAACTTTGGCTTTTGAGCACACCAGCGACACACAACAGCGTAATCGTGATTTTGTCGCCCGCTTAAAACGCTTTCGCCGTTAA
- the pyk gene encoding pyruvate kinase: MPRRTKIVATLGPATDRDNNLEKIIRAGANVVRLNFSHGVASDHQARAEAVREIAQRLGTHVAILADLQGPKIRVSTFKEGKVNLAPGAPFILDAALAPGEGDVNGVGIDYKELPQDVKAGDLLLLNDGLIQLTVERVEGQKVHCSVKVGGVLSNNKGINRLGGGLTAPAFTDKDKEDLITATKIGVDYIAVSFPRSGDDMRYVRSLAEKAGSDAQLLAKIERAEAVETVEAIDDIILASDAVMVARGDLGVEIGDAELVGKQKTIISRARSLNRVVITATQMMESMIDNPMPTRAEVMDVANAVLDGTDAVMLSAETAAGDYPEQTVATMARVCLGAESQKETHISKHRLDSMFADNAETIALSAMYAANHLGTVKAIVALTESGNTSKLMSRISSGLPIYSLSRHGKTLGQTALYRGVYPVRFDSTNFTKECIVSEAMNTLVELGELQKGDTVILTHGDLMETIGATNTLKIVTVG; encoded by the coding sequence ATGCCAAGACGTACGAAAATTGTGGCCACCCTTGGCCCTGCCACGGACAGAGATAATAACTTAGAAAAAATCATCCGCGCTGGCGCCAATGTCGTGCGCTTAAACTTCTCTCATGGGGTGGCCAGTGACCACCAAGCGCGCGCTGAAGCCGTGCGTGAGATCGCTCAGCGCCTAGGCACTCATGTTGCCATCCTCGCTGACTTACAAGGCCCGAAAATCCGCGTAAGCACCTTTAAAGAAGGGAAAGTGAACCTCGCCCCTGGCGCCCCCTTTATCCTTGATGCAGCGCTTGCCCCAGGTGAGGGTGATGTTAATGGCGTGGGGATCGACTATAAAGAATTACCTCAAGACGTTAAAGCTGGCGACTTGTTGTTACTTAACGACGGTTTAATCCAACTGACCGTAGAGCGTGTTGAAGGACAAAAAGTACACTGCAGCGTGAAAGTCGGCGGCGTATTGTCTAACAACAAAGGCATCAATCGCCTCGGTGGTGGCCTGACTGCCCCTGCATTTACTGATAAAGATAAAGAAGATCTTATCACCGCGACTAAAATTGGCGTCGATTATATCGCCGTGTCTTTCCCCCGCTCTGGCGATGATATGCGCTATGTGCGTTCATTAGCAGAAAAGGCCGGTTCAGATGCTCAATTGCTAGCGAAAATCGAACGTGCAGAAGCGGTAGAGACGGTTGAAGCCATAGACGACATTATCCTCGCATCAGACGCAGTGATGGTCGCGCGCGGAGATTTAGGCGTTGAAATCGGTGATGCGGAGTTAGTGGGTAAACAAAAAACCATTATCAGCCGAGCTCGTTCATTGAACCGTGTGGTGATCACCGCAACACAGATGATGGAGTCAATGATTGATAACCCCATGCCCACGCGTGCTGAAGTCATGGACGTTGCTAACGCCGTGCTTGATGGCACCGATGCGGTCATGCTCTCTGCTGAAACAGCCGCAGGGGATTACCCTGAGCAAACAGTTGCCACCATGGCCCGTGTTTGCCTAGGTGCTGAGTCACAAAAAGAAACGCACATTTCTAAGCACCGCCTTGATAGCATGTTTGCCGATAATGCAGAAACCATCGCACTATCTGCTATGTATGCGGCTAACCACCTGGGTACAGTGAAAGCCATTGTCGCGCTCACTGAATCAGGCAACACCTCTAAGCTGATGTCACGCATCTCTTCGGGTCTGCCTATTTATTCACTTTCACGCCATGGCAAAACACTGGGTCAGACCGCGCTGTATCGCGGCGTATATCCAGTGCGTTTTGACTCTACTAACTTCACCAAAGAATGTATTGTTAGTGAAGCAATGAATACCTTAGTAGAGCTTGGCGAATTGCAAAAAGGCGATACCGTGATCCTCACCCATGGTGACTTAATGGAAACCATCGGTGCCACAAATACCTTGAAAATTGTCACTGTAGGGTAA